In Colwellia sp. PAMC 20917, a single genomic region encodes these proteins:
- the pal gene encoding peptidoglycan-associated lipoprotein Pal encodes MRLNKTVKALAIALPILALSACSSNSETDEQSNVATNAQESSVIENNTADVQVSAVQRAAEIEEQQRQALEKLRAEHIVYFDFDTSTVSTEFSAILDAHAKFLNKSSSMKVLVEGHADERGTPEYNIALGERRAKAVVTYLENMGVSSAQLSVVSYGEEKPMIKDRSENAFAKNRRAVLVY; translated from the coding sequence ATGCGTTTGAATAAAACTGTGAAAGCTCTTGCGATTGCTTTGCCAATTTTGGCTTTATCTGCTTGTAGTTCAAATTCAGAAACTGATGAACAAAGCAATGTAGCGACTAATGCTCAAGAGTCTTCAGTAATTGAAAATAATACTGCTGATGTTCAAGTAAGCGCCGTACAACGTGCCGCTGAAATTGAAGAGCAACAACGTCAAGCATTAGAAAAACTTCGTGCTGAGCACATCGTTTATTTTGATTTTGACACCTCTACAGTTAGCACTGAATTTTCTGCTATTTTAGATGCACATGCTAAATTTTTAAACAAAAGCTCAAGCATGAAAGTTTTAGTTGAAGGTCATGCCGATGAACGTGGTACGCCTGAATACAACATTGCTTTAGGCGAACGTCGTGCCAAAGCGGTAGTAACTTATTTAGAAAATATGGGTGTTTCATCTGCACAGCTAAGTGTTGTTAGCTACGGTGAAGAAAAGCCAATGATTAAAGACCGTAGTGAAAACGCATTTGCTAAAAATCGTCGTGCGGTATTAGTTTACTAA
- the ybgF gene encoding tol-pal system protein YbgF: MKLNKFLFGMSFAVTTLAVVAAESAPVIDITKTGAIKSSPSQYTSSVPETMAEKLVNLERKLDARNRAQVKVQRQLDELQNEVNELRGVTELHTHQLSQVLNRQRELYQELDRRVTEALKPENNVPAAIIAPAKASSDASINYSTNLTENQAYDSAVNLVLKDKQYDKAIPEFQAFNRKFPNSSYAPNAHYWLGQLLFNKTEYTKAKNEFNLVVEQYLDSNKRSDAMLKLAMVEQKLNNNAAAKIWYQKVLAQYPDSSAAQLAKPRLENL, encoded by the coding sequence ATGAAACTGAATAAATTTTTATTCGGGATGTCCTTTGCTGTTACTACCCTTGCGGTAGTGGCAGCAGAATCTGCTCCCGTTATAGATATAACCAAGACGGGTGCAATTAAAAGTAGCCCTTCGCAATACACCTCTTCGGTACCAGAAACAATGGCTGAGAAGTTGGTTAATCTTGAACGTAAACTTGATGCTCGTAATCGTGCCCAAGTCAAGGTGCAGCGACAGCTTGATGAACTTCAAAATGAAGTGAATGAATTACGTGGTGTTACTGAATTACATACTCATCAGCTTAGTCAAGTTTTGAATCGACAGCGTGAGTTATATCAAGAGCTTGACCGTAGGGTAACAGAAGCATTAAAACCTGAAAATAACGTTCCTGCGGCGATTATAGCCCCAGCAAAAGCATCTTCAGACGCTTCAATAAATTATTCAACGAATTTAACTGAAAACCAAGCATATGACAGCGCGGTAAATTTAGTTTTAAAAGACAAACAATACGATAAAGCGATCCCTGAATTTCAAGCGTTTAATCGAAAGTTCCCAAATTCTAGTTATGCACCCAACGCACATTATTGGTTAGGACAGCTATTATTTAATAAAACTGAATACACCAAAGCAAAAAATGAATTTAATTTAGTGGTTGAACAATACCTCGACTCAAACAAGCGAAGCGATGCAATGTTGAAGTTGGCGATGGTTGAACAAAAGCTAAATAATAACGCAGCAGCAAAAATTTGGTATCAGAAAGTTCTCGCACAATACC